The Oncorhynchus nerka isolate Pitt River linkage group LG12, Oner_Uvic_2.0, whole genome shotgun sequence genome contains the following window.
AAACCACACAGTTAGTTAAAGGGAGCCATTTAGAAatatctaaatatatggctctggttACAGGAGAATAGGTTGCTCAGGTCTGGAGTATATTTGACtatgctgtaaaaaaaaaaaaaaaaaaaaaaaagaacatttAATACTGGGAATCCTCTGAATATCAGTAGGTCCAGTGTTCGGGTAGAGTAAGCCATAAGGCTATTATGAAAACCTTTCAATTAAACCTATTTGGGCTTAAACTCTACAAAAGAAAATGATAGTGGAGCCGCAAAAGCACTTCTGTGCAAGGGTGTTTATTGACACAGTGAAAACAAAACATGAGTACTGCAGCACTAATATACATagtgtcaaataaaataaattgatGCTCATGTATGGGGTCGGAAGGCCTCAAGCTCTTTTAATTGTCAAAGTATTCTTCTTAACTGTACACTAAGCGTTTTACTCCCCCCCTGTAAAAAGGAATTAATAAAGGAAAACATTAAAACTTCAGCATTCAATCAACATAATGGACAGAATTTCTCTGACTAAAGGGGGTCAGTACTTTACAGAGCAGACACTCAATATGTCACAGTGAGTGTACCTGCTGAACTGCTGATGAGTCAGCACCAGACCCTCCAGCCGAATGGGGAAGCAGACATCACAACTCCCCACCATGTTCTGGATCTTGAAGTCCAGGAATTTGGCGGGAAAGCCCAATTTCTGCACCACACGAGCATACTTGCGGGCAGCCAGTCGAGACTGCTCCTCGCTGGCAGAATAGACAGCAAAAACATAGGAGTTGCTTGAGGAATGAGGGGATCATCTTTATCCACTTTGGGACAAGGGCTCAATGagctctctcccctttctcctatcCTTGAGCAATGACAGGTGCAGTACAGCATATTATTTATTTAGAGTAAATCATCTAAGAGTGGGCCCTGATAAATGACAGAGTATCAGTGTTCAATAGGGCACACCGTAACAAAACATCTTGcaacagaaaataaacatgtgcttttattggacaaattcaggttaTATGTCCCTGTTTCTTAACACTTTATTTTCTACTGAACATGACTATGGTACATGGTGTCTGTGGTGAActgttctccctcctcacctcttgGCTCCTGTGCAGACCATCTTTCCGGAGCTGAAGATGAGTGCTGTGGTCCTAGGTTCCCGTATTCTCATAATGACAGCAGCAAAACGCTGAAACAGAGTACAATGCCCACATCATGGCATGACACCACCATATTGACTTAAACATTGTCTGGGCTGGGCATACTTTGATTACCTTGGGGTTGTACTCAGCGTTTCTGGCTTGAAGAGCGATGGATTTCAGGTCCAGTGGGCAAGCCAGATTCACTGTAGATACAATATTCCTGCACATAAACAACAAATGGGCTCACTTGCTAGCACTCATCaatatagagactagacaactAGGAGGCCTTttgaaatggtaccctattccctttatagtgcactacttttaatctGAGCCTATCCTGGCCAatacctgtatagtgcactaattaATTTCCTAGGGTAATATTAATTAGTGCAAACCATAGCAAAACAGAAACCATTTAGAGCATTTGGTGTAAACGGTTTACGTTGCACTAATGGATGGGATCCTGGTTATCGTAACATCCATCACGCACTGTAACATGGGGATTATTCCAGAACTCTCAGCCACTGGAGTCATGGGGGTCATAGGCGTCATGGGACAGAAGGTAGAGCCTCCCGTCATGGCCGACTGGttagggtcagtctcagcagactCCTCAGGCCTGTAGCCATCGAACACGCGGTCTTGTGTCATGTTAGCATTAGTAGCAGCATTTCCACAGGTGTCCTCTGGCAGGTCATCAGGCAGGAAGCTGAGATCCAGATCCTCCCCGATGTCCTTCTCTGGTTGGCTCAACGAGGAGAGAAAGGATGGGTCCTGGAGCTGAGGGGCGCCATGCAAGCCCAGGTCTCCTTCAAACAGGAAGCCAGAGGCATCCTAGAAATCACACCAGAGAAGAAAAAAATAATGAGTGGAATTAGATGCATCCTTTAGTCAGTTTATCTTGTGTCACTTGTCGATGAGACCAAGTGGAAAATTAGGATAAAATACCTGTTGGTTGAAGTAATTTAAAATCAAATGTTGAGGTCAATTTTGTTAATTTTACTGAAAGATACTCAGACTTCTTTCCTAATACTCAGACTTCTTTCTATTTACCCTGGCAATCAGGTCCACTGGCTACTTACTGGTACATTTCCAATTGGGTCATCAAAATAACTCTCCAATGCTGAATCTTCATCCATGATTGATCATGTAGGAACAGAGCCAGGATTTTTTTAGCAACAAGTGGGAGCCTTGGGGGCGTTCATTGACTGACAGGCGGCTAAATTGGCTACAGGTGTGAATGTCTATGCCCTGCAGGAGTAGCCTGTTTCTGATAACTAGGCCACAGTACATTGTGCGCTGAGAATGATAATATTATAATGAACCACAGTAGGGATTTAAAAGTTTTGATGCTCACCTGATTCTCATGCTATtttgataaataaaataaaaatatacaatTATAATATTCAAGTCTGTCAGCAGAAGATGGAGACAACTTGAGATGAACCTTAGAAATTGTTTTGTAGAAGTAGACCGATACATGAGCATTACAGGAGGTAAACAACTATGTACAGGAGGTAAACAAATATGGAATTACTGTATTTTAAGATTTCTACACAAATACTGTCTAATATTACTGTCTTTTTTCTATAAATAATGTTCCTCGGGACGTTTAGAAGTTTAGAATATTGAATTAGCCCCCAAATATGATAATTTGAAACTGAATTGCTTTAACGTGCAATGTAATGGCAGAAAATATAGATGCAGTGAAAAGGTGTGACTTTCCTCAGGAGGCACATGGTGAGTTAAAAACTTTTAAAAAGGGGACATTTGTAAAACTGGACAATCCTTTGCAAGCTACCCACTGAAGCAATAATATTAAATAAATCGTGTTCCTTCTATCTCAATAGATTCCCATGATATGAGTTATattacccataaaacctagcagtcaaacatGGAAATGATTCCAATCATTttcccaccattcatttttcccatagggtaTTTTTAGAAACACGTCAAATAAGAACTGTGTTTCTGACTGACTTACCCTGTCGTGACATTTTGATAAGAGTGTAAATCTCTCTAgaacaaggtgacttttatcaatatattcacctGTAATTGACCCtcaaaaatgaaatgctaattagctgctaatgtggctattataaagaactacaaatgccataaTGATCTGGTCGAGAATGACGAATCGAGGCAAatgtaagaatctctggattaactattttagctaaatgtagtaattaataatacctgttagcaaaggtgtcagctagagatgatgtGCAGGAACTTGCAGGGAtatctactttgatgctaattagcattttcgaatCAGAGTAAATAGATCCGAATATATTTGTAAAACTCACCTTATCCGAAAGAGATTGACagggttatcaaaacgtcacatcagggtaagcctacatgaaacaaAGCCCAagtgctgtccccacttgcttcaagatgtctacCATTGTTCAtgtacccaagaaagctaaggtaactgaactaaatgacacgatgaagtgctttgagaggctagttaaggatcatatccctacctgacaccctagacccacttcaatttgcctaCTGCtcaaatagatccacagatgatgcaatcgccaccccactgccctatcccatctggacaagaggaatacctatataaGAATGATGTTccttgactatagctcagcattcaacaccatactaccctccaagctcatcattaagcttggggccctgggtctgaacctagTCCTGTGTAacttggtcctggacttcctgatgggccaccctcaggtggtgaaggtaggaaacaacacctccactatgcTGATCCTGGGCCCCAAAAGGGTGCGTACTcagctccctcctgtactccctgttcaccctggactgcgtggccacgcacacctccaactcaatcatcaagttttctgacgacaaccgtagtaggcctgattaccaacaacaacaaaacagcctacagggaggtgagggccctggcagagtggtgccaaaTAACCTCTcaatcaacgtcaacaaaacaagggAGTTGATCGTGGAATTaaggagacaacagagagagcatGCCCCAATTCACATCTActggactgcagtggagaaggtgaatagcttcaagttcctcggcgtacacgtcaatgacaatctgaaatggtccacctccACAGACAGTGTGTTGAAAAATGCgaaacagcacctcttcaacatcaggaggctgaagaaattcagcttggccCCTAAGAACCTCAAtcttttacagatgtacaattgataacatcctgtcgggctgtatcaccgcctggtacggcaactgcatcgcccgcaaccgcagggctctccagagggtggtgcggtctgcccaacgcatcaccgggtgcacactgcctgccctccaggacacttacagcacccgatgtcacaggaaggccaaaaagataatcaaggacatcaaccacccgagccacggcctgttcacctgGCGATCATTTAGAAACCaaggtcagtataggtgcatcaaagctgagacagagactgaaaaacagcttctatctcaaggccatcagactgttaaatagtaaTCACTAGCCGGCAaacacccggttactcaaccctgcaccttggaGGCTGTTGCCCTATAtgcatagacatggaatcactggtcactttaattggaacactagtcactttaataatggtcacatactgttttactcatttcatatgtatataatgtactctactgtattttagtcaacgCCACtcagacattgctcatcctaatatttagaTATTTCTTtactccattcttttacttttagatgtgtgtattgttgtaaattactagatactactgcactattggagctaggaacacacaggcatttcgctacacccgtaataacatctgctaaatatgtgtgtaaccaatcaaatttgacttgatttatttgaaatgtttctaaaatcccctatggggaaaaatgaatggtggaaaaaacgattgaaaccatttccctgtttgacagcTAGGTTTTATCGGTATTATGATACCTCTACTGTGGGGCCACTTCTGCCACACATATATCAAAATGGCTCTTATCTTACATTTGGCCTCACCTTCAACTAGTACAGTACTGCCCTTTACTACAATAGTACTGTCTTACTACAACTAGTACAGTACTGTCTTACTTCAACAAGTACAGTCTTACTACAACTAATATTGTACTGTCTGTTACTACAACTAGTACCGTACTCTCTGTTACTACAGCTAGTACTGCCTGCTACTAGAACTAGTATTGTACTGGTGGTTACAAGAActagtactgtactgttactacaactaaactcagcaaaaaagaaacatcccttttcaggaccctgtctttcaaagataattcttaaaaatccaaataatccaaataacttcacagatcttcattgtaaagggtttaaacgccgtttcccatgcttgttcaatgaaccataaacaattaatgaacatacacctgtggaacggtcgttaagacactaacagcttacagacggtaggcaattaaggtcacagttatgaaaacttaagacactaaagaggcctttctactgactctgaaaaacaccaaaagaaagatgcccagggtccctgctcatctgtatCAACGTGCCTTAGGTATGCTGCAAGGTATGAGGACTgtgggcaataaattgcaatgtccgtactgtgagacccCTAAGaaagtgctacagggagacagggcggacagctgatcgtcctcgcagtggcagaccacgtgtaacaacacctgcacaggatcggtacatccgaacatcacacctgtgggacaggtacaggatggcaacaacaactgcccgagttacactaggaatgcacaatccctccatcggtgctcagactgtccccaataggctgagagaggctggattgagggcttgtaggcctgttgtaaggctggtcctcaccagacatcactggcaacaaagTCGCCTacaggcacaaacccaccgtcgctggaccagacaggactggcaaaaagtgctcttcactgacgagtcacagttttgtattaccaggggtgatggtcagatttgcgtttatctttgaaggaatgagcgttacaccgaggcctgtactctggagcgggatcgatatgGAGGTAGAGGGTCAGTCATGGTCTggtgcggtgtgtcacagcatcatcggactgagcttgttgtcaatgcgggcaatctcaacgctatgcattacagggaagacatcctcctccctcatgtggtacccttcctgcaggctcatcctgacatgaccctccagcatgacaatgccaccatgctcgttgttctgtgcgtgatttcctgcaagacaggaatgtcagtgttctgccatggccagtgaagagcccagatctcaatcccattgggcacatctgggacctgttggatcggagggtgaaggcttgggccattcccctcagaaatgtctgggaacttgcaggtgccttggtggaagagtggggtaacatctcatagcaagaactggcaaatctggtgcagtccatgaggaggatatgcactgcagtacttaatgcagctggtggccataccagatactgacttacttttgattttgacccccctatgttcagggatacattattccatttctgttcagtttatgtc
Protein-coding sequences here:
- the LOC115138714 gene encoding TATA box-binding protein-like 2, with product MDEDSALESYFDDPIGNVPDASGFLFEGDLGLHGAPQLQDPSFLSSLSQPEKDIGEDLDLSFLPDDLPEDTCGNAATNANMTQDRVFDGYRPEESAETDPNQSAMTGGSTFCPMTPMTPMTPVAESSGIIPMLQNIVSTVNLACPLDLKSIALQARNAEYNPKRFAAVIMRIREPRTTALIFSSGKMVCTGAKSEEQSRLAARKYARVVQKLGFPAKFLDFKIQNMVGSCDVCFPIRLEGLVLTHQQFSSYEPELFPGLIYRMVKPRIVLLIFVSGKVVLTGAKERGEIYEAFENIYPILKGFRKQ